In a genomic window of Nothobranchius furzeri strain GRZ-AD chromosome 14, NfurGRZ-RIMD1, whole genome shotgun sequence:
- the mcf2lb gene encoding guanine nucleotide exchange factor DBS isoform X1, which produces MEEDVEVASAFGFKAEPDWNVCPRGSLEWEEMGLFLGHTESLLATDEAEGSSGDGGSQTGEEADAASVENGETKLKNKEGMDDEDEEEKSAEGLGLCLSSREECHHVRISLEEVESYYKFSSRCRWLCDELMQLDTDPPRAADITSDLRKQFAFLSGGRGDNGSPVIVFPEFPAFGEISDKEFHNVLTYLTSVPSLSSTDVGFILVIDRRQDRWAAVKGTLLRIAGSFPGNLQLVLVLRPTTLFQRTLSDILFKFNKDEFKMKVPVIMLSSVTELHAYIDRSQLTQELGGTQQYCHEKWITHRTAIEGFALMVKKTAQTLQLFGTELAETELPNEIQATTILLSTHTSKRDKMKEDILVALDQGSRLLESINEPVVRDPDHNMNQDELENLATVQRLLSQLDETERAFDEFWIRHQNKLQQCLQLRRFEQNYREVRALLDQASEKLTTFSEVGISPAHADHIFSELSTFEEKVCEVLDRAAALCHEGEELIQNSHYAEDSIQPKCSELREISESVSSSLKSKKDYLLKALELHYRLERASKWVDDGIYLLASQPVDKCQSHEGAELALLELERYLDNAGANQLTDLGTIWEEYEEVLNQQFKDQVEKVSQKQTSMQEMFDKRRISLKKLAAKQTRPVQPVAPRPEAFIKSPLSSPAHKTQQSCFDSNGCEKENGELQMEDGNSRHTSLSEKEENLAVLRRHVMNELLETERAYVEELLCVLQGYASEMDNASLSHLIPPNLQNKKEVLFGNMPEIYHFHKRTFLRELEQYTDCPELVGRCFLERMTDLQIYEKYCHNKPRSESLWRQCSDCAFFQECQKKLEHKLGLDSYLLKPVQRITKYQLLLKEMLKYSRSCDGAEDLQQALTSILGILKAVNDSMHLIAITGYEGNMSELGKLLMQGSFSVWTEHKKGHAKVKDLARFKPMQRHLFLHEKALLFCKRREENGEGYEKAPSYSFKQSLSMDAVGITENAKGDNKKFEIWCNSREEVYIVQAPTAEVKTTWVNEIRKVLTTQLEACREASQQRAPDPMFQFPPVPSGTVSLSPFKMGQKSFRKGEEKKAESCSSEMNSSSSPKLIEKDEAVASPTSDRAAVAKKRLTLQGFSNLKAQKEPSSSDDKCYSLPIIIFPSSGSPTSPDHKSKRRSDPTPFGFKGWNKTSVSLSASEEHDDYSSAEDPLNSDPEEENIKKLCAGKYTVMADLEVEGLQELSVKSGDTVQLVKEGDDGRWFVRNLNTSQEGWMAAANLLALMGKSKSCQSLTSSEGSGSGNLSTSSSCSETYTNFSEVKP; this is translated from the exons ATGGAGGAGGATGTGGAGGTCGCCTCAGCCTTTGGGTTTAAAGCCGAACCAGATTGGAATGTTTGTCCACGTGGATCCTTGGAATGGGAAGAGATGGGTTTGTTTCTGGGTCACACGGAGAGTCTGTTGGCTACAGATGAAGCAGAGGGAAGTTCTGGAGATGGAGGGAGCCAGACTGGAGAAGAAGCTGATGCAGCATCAGTGGAAAACGGAGAGACCAAACTGAAAAACAAAGAAGGgatggatgatgaggatgaggaggaaaagtcagctgaaggactGGGTTTGTGTTTGAGTTCTAGAGAGGAGTGTCATCATGTTCGGATTTCTCTTGAGGAGGTTGAGAGTTACTACAAGTTTTCTTCTCGCTGTCGCTGGCTCTGCG ACGAGCTCATGCAGCTTGACACGGATCCCCCTCGAGCTGCTGACATCACGTCTGATCTCAGGAAGCAGTTTGCCTTCCTTTCAG GGGGTAGAGGAGACAATGGCAGTCCAGTTATTGTTTTCCCAGAATTCCCTGCATTTGGGGAGATCTCGGACAAAGAGTTTCACAATGTCCTCACCTACCTGACAAGTGTGCCCAG CTTGTCGTCTACAGACGTGGGTTTCATCCTGGTCATCGACCGCAGGCAGGACCGATGGGCAGCAGTCAAGGGGACATTACTCCGTATTGCA GGCTCGTTCCCCGGGAACCTCCAGCTGGTTCTGGTTCTAAGGCCCACCACCCTCTTTCAGCGAACTCTCTCAGACATCCTCTTCAAGTTCAACAAGGATGAGTTCAAGATGAAGGTTCCG GTGATCATGCTGAGCTCAGTGACGGAGCTACATGCCTACATCGACCGGAGCCAGCTGACCCAGGagctgggggggacacagcagtacTGCCATGAGAAGTGGATCACACACCGCACT GCTATTGAGGGCTTTGCTCTCATGGTTAAGAAAACAGCGCAGACCTTGCAGCTGTTTGGGACTGAACTGGCAGAAACTGAGCTGCCAAATGAAATCCAAGCCACGACCATCCTGCTGAGCACACACACCAGCAAGAGAGACAAGATGAAG gAGGACATACTGGTGGCTTTGGACCAGGGCAGCAGGCTGCTGGAGAGCATCAACGAACCCGTGGTGAGAGACCCGGACCACAACATGAACCAGGATGAACTGGAGAACTTAGCCACGGTGCAAAG GCTGCTGTCTCAGCTGGATGAGACGGAGAGAGCGTTCGATGAGTTTTGGATTCGACACCAGAACAAGCTTCAACAGTGTCTCCAGCTGCGACGCTTTGAGCAGAACTACAGAGAG GTGAGAGCCCTGCTGGACCAGGCCTCTGAGAAACTCACAACCTTCTCTGAGGTCGGGATCAGCCCCGCCCACGCTGACCACATCTTCTCTGAGCTCAGCACATTTGAAGAGAAAGTTTGC GAGGTCCTGGACCGAGCTGCTGCTTTGTGTCATGAGGGAGAGGAGCTCATCCAGAACTCCCACTACGCCGAGGACTCCATTCAGCCCAAATGCAGCGAGCTCAGAGAGATCAGTGAGAGCGTGAGCAGCAGTTTGAAGTCCAAAAAGGACTACCTGCTCAAAGCCTTGGAGCTGCACTATCGGCTGGAGAGG GCATCTAAATGGGTTGATGATGGCATTTATCTGCTGGCATCTCAGCCAGTGGATAAGTGCCAGTCTCATGAGGGGGCGGAGCTGGCTTTGCTGGAGCTGGAGCGTTACCTGGACAACGCCGGTGCAAATCAGCTGACTGACCTTGGCACCATCTGGGAGGAGTACGAGGAGGTGCTGAACCAGCAGTTCAAG GACCAAGTGGAGAAAGTCTCCCAGAAGCAGACATCCATGCAGGAGATGTTTGACAAGAGGAGGatcagcctgaagaagctggCAGCCAAACAAACCAGGCCGGTGCAGCCGGTGGCGCCGAGACCCGAAGCTTTCATCAAATCTCCGCTCAGCTCACCTG CTCACAAAACACAGCAAAGCTGTTTTGACTCCAACGGCTGTGAAAAG GAAAATGGTGAGCTGCAGATGGAAGACGGAAACAGCAGACACACGTCTCTGTCAGAGAAGGAGGAGAACCTGGCTGTGCTTCGTCG GCACGTCATGAACGAGCTGCTGGAAACAGAGAGAGCCTACGTAGAGGAGCTCCTCTGTGTGTTACAG GGATACGCCTCTGAGATGGACAACGCCTCACTGTCTCACCTCATCCCTCCAAATCTGCAGAACAAAAAGGAGGTTCTGTTTGGCAACATGCCAGAAATTTACCACTTTCATAAGAG AACCTTTCTGAGAGAGTTGGAGCAGTACACAGACTGCCCCGAGCTGGTGGGGAGGTGCTTTCTGGAGCGG ATGACCGACCTGCAGATCTATGAGAAGTATTGTCACAACAAACCTCGCTCTGAAAGCCTCTGGAGGCAGTGCTCAGACTGCGCCTTCTTCCAG GAGTGCCAGAAAAAGCTGGAACACAAGCTAGGTTTAGATTCGTATCTGTTAAAGCCGGTTCAGAGGATTACCAAATATCAGCTGCTGCTGAAG GAAATGCTGAAGTATAGTAGGAGTTGTGACGGGGCCGAAGACCTGCAGCAGGCGCTCACCTCCATCTTAGGAATCCTAAAGGCTGTGAATGACTCGATGCACCTGATCGCTATCACAGGATATGAG GGAAATATGAGTGAACTGGGTAAACTTCTGATGCAAGGCTCCTTCAGCGTCTGGACGGAGCACAAAAAGGGTCACGCCAAAGTAAAAGATCTGGCTCGCTTCAAGCCCATGCAGAGACACCTGTTCCTCCACGAGAAGGCTCTGCTCTTCTGCAAGCGGAGGGAGGAGAACGGGGAGGGCTACGAGAAAGCTCCCTCCTACAGCTTCAAACAGTCTCTGAGT ATGGATGCAGTGGGAATCACTGAGAATGCAAAGGGAGACAACAAGAAGTTTGAAATCTGGTGCAACTCCAGAGAAGAGGTTTATATTGTTCAG GCACCAACAGCTGAAGTGAAAACCACTTGGGTCAACGAGATCCGTAAGGTTCTGACAACCCAGCTGGAGGCATGCAGAG AAGCcagccagcagagggcgccagaCCCAATGTTCCAGTTCCCACCTGTTCCCAGTGGAACAGTCAGCCTCAG TCCGTTCAAGATGGGACAAAAGAGCTTTAGGAAGGGAGAAGAGAAGAAGGCTGAGTCCTGCAGCTCTGAGATGAATTCCTCATCTTCACCAAAGCTAATAGAAAAAG ACGAGGCTGTGGCCAGCCCCACCTCAGACAGAGCTGCTGTGGCTAAAAAGCGCTTAACTTTACAGGGCTTCAGTAACCTGAAGGCCCAAAAAG AACCTTCGTCCTCTGATGACAAATGTTACTCTTTACCCATCATAATCTTCCCATCATCAG GATCTCCAACCAGCCCAGATCACAAGTCAAAACGTCGGAGTGATCCTACTCCTTTTGGCTTCAAAG GATGGAACAAGACTTCTGTGTCTCTGAGCGCCTCAGAGGAACACGACGACTACTCCAGCGCTGAGGATCCGCTGAACTCCGAcccagaagaagaaaacatcaagaAGCTA TGTGCAGGAAAATATACGGTGATGGCTGATCTGGAGGTTGAAGGTCTTCAGGAGCTGTCAGTGAAGAGTGGAGACACGGTGCAGCTGGTCAAAGAGGGGGATGATGGACGGTG GTTTGTGCGTAACCTGAACACGTCTCAGGAGGGCTGGATGGCTGCTGCTAATCTCCTCGCCCTCATGGGCAAATCCAAGTCCTGCCAGTCCCTCACCAGTTCAG AAGGCAGCGGCTCGGGGAACCTCAGCACGTCCTCCAGCTGCAGCGAGACCTACACAAACTTCTCAGAAGTCAAACCCTGA
- the mcf2lb gene encoding guanine nucleotide exchange factor DBS isoform X3, with the protein MEEDVEVASAFGFKAEPDWNVCPRGSLEWEEMGLFLGHTESLLATDEAEGSSGDGGSQTGEEADAASVENGETKLKNKEGMDDEDEEEKSAEGLGLCLSSREECHHVRISLEEVESYYKFSSRCRWLCDELMQLDTDPPRAADITSDLRKQFAFLSGGRGDNGSPVIVFPEFPAFGEISDKEFHNVLTYLTSVPSLSSTDVGFILVIDRRQDRWAAVKGTLLRIAGSFPGNLQLVLVLRPTTLFQRTLSDILFKFNKDEFKMKVIMLSSVTELHAYIDRSQLTQELGGTQQYCHEKWITHRTAIEGFALMVKKTAQTLQLFGTELAETELPNEIQATTILLSTHTSKRDKMKEDILVALDQGSRLLESINEPVVRDPDHNMNQDELENLATVQRLLSQLDETERAFDEFWIRHQNKLQQCLQLRRFEQNYREVRALLDQASEKLTTFSEVGISPAHADHIFSELSTFEEKVCEVLDRAAALCHEGEELIQNSHYAEDSIQPKCSELREISESVSSSLKSKKDYLLKALELHYRLERASKWVDDGIYLLASQPVDKCQSHEGAELALLELERYLDNAGANQLTDLGTIWEEYEEVLNQQFKDQVEKVSQKQTSMQEMFDKRRISLKKLAAKQTRPVQPVAPRPEAFIKSPLSSPAHKTQQSCFDSNGCEKENGELQMEDGNSRHTSLSEKEENLAVLRRHVMNELLETERAYVEELLCVLQGYASEMDNASLSHLIPPNLQNKKEVLFGNMPEIYHFHKRTFLRELEQYTDCPELVGRCFLERMTDLQIYEKYCHNKPRSESLWRQCSDCAFFQECQKKLEHKLGLDSYLLKPVQRITKYQLLLKEMLKYSRSCDGAEDLQQALTSILGILKAVNDSMHLIAITGYEGNMSELGKLLMQGSFSVWTEHKKGHAKVKDLARFKPMQRHLFLHEKALLFCKRREENGEGYEKAPSYSFKQSLSMDAVGITENAKGDNKKFEIWCNSREEVYIVQAPTAEVKTTWVNEIRKVLTTQLEACREASQQRAPDPMFQFPPVPSGTVSLSPFKMGQKSFRKGEEKKAESCSSEMNSSSSPKLIEKDEAVASPTSDRAAVAKKRLTLQGFSNLKAQKEPSSSDDKCYSLPIIIFPSSGSPTSPDHKSKRRSDPTPFGFKGWNKTSVSLSASEEHDDYSSAEDPLNSDPEEENIKKLCAGKYTVMADLEVEGLQELSVKSGDTVQLVKEGDDGRWFVRNLNTSQEGWMAAANLLALMGKSKSCQSLTSSEGSGSGNLSTSSSCSETYTNFSEVKP; encoded by the exons ATGGAGGAGGATGTGGAGGTCGCCTCAGCCTTTGGGTTTAAAGCCGAACCAGATTGGAATGTTTGTCCACGTGGATCCTTGGAATGGGAAGAGATGGGTTTGTTTCTGGGTCACACGGAGAGTCTGTTGGCTACAGATGAAGCAGAGGGAAGTTCTGGAGATGGAGGGAGCCAGACTGGAGAAGAAGCTGATGCAGCATCAGTGGAAAACGGAGAGACCAAACTGAAAAACAAAGAAGGgatggatgatgaggatgaggaggaaaagtcagctgaaggactGGGTTTGTGTTTGAGTTCTAGAGAGGAGTGTCATCATGTTCGGATTTCTCTTGAGGAGGTTGAGAGTTACTACAAGTTTTCTTCTCGCTGTCGCTGGCTCTGCG ACGAGCTCATGCAGCTTGACACGGATCCCCCTCGAGCTGCTGACATCACGTCTGATCTCAGGAAGCAGTTTGCCTTCCTTTCAG GGGGTAGAGGAGACAATGGCAGTCCAGTTATTGTTTTCCCAGAATTCCCTGCATTTGGGGAGATCTCGGACAAAGAGTTTCACAATGTCCTCACCTACCTGACAAGTGTGCCCAG CTTGTCGTCTACAGACGTGGGTTTCATCCTGGTCATCGACCGCAGGCAGGACCGATGGGCAGCAGTCAAGGGGACATTACTCCGTATTGCA GGCTCGTTCCCCGGGAACCTCCAGCTGGTTCTGGTTCTAAGGCCCACCACCCTCTTTCAGCGAACTCTCTCAGACATCCTCTTCAAGTTCAACAAGGATGAGTTCAAGATGAAG GTGATCATGCTGAGCTCAGTGACGGAGCTACATGCCTACATCGACCGGAGCCAGCTGACCCAGGagctgggggggacacagcagtacTGCCATGAGAAGTGGATCACACACCGCACT GCTATTGAGGGCTTTGCTCTCATGGTTAAGAAAACAGCGCAGACCTTGCAGCTGTTTGGGACTGAACTGGCAGAAACTGAGCTGCCAAATGAAATCCAAGCCACGACCATCCTGCTGAGCACACACACCAGCAAGAGAGACAAGATGAAG gAGGACATACTGGTGGCTTTGGACCAGGGCAGCAGGCTGCTGGAGAGCATCAACGAACCCGTGGTGAGAGACCCGGACCACAACATGAACCAGGATGAACTGGAGAACTTAGCCACGGTGCAAAG GCTGCTGTCTCAGCTGGATGAGACGGAGAGAGCGTTCGATGAGTTTTGGATTCGACACCAGAACAAGCTTCAACAGTGTCTCCAGCTGCGACGCTTTGAGCAGAACTACAGAGAG GTGAGAGCCCTGCTGGACCAGGCCTCTGAGAAACTCACAACCTTCTCTGAGGTCGGGATCAGCCCCGCCCACGCTGACCACATCTTCTCTGAGCTCAGCACATTTGAAGAGAAAGTTTGC GAGGTCCTGGACCGAGCTGCTGCTTTGTGTCATGAGGGAGAGGAGCTCATCCAGAACTCCCACTACGCCGAGGACTCCATTCAGCCCAAATGCAGCGAGCTCAGAGAGATCAGTGAGAGCGTGAGCAGCAGTTTGAAGTCCAAAAAGGACTACCTGCTCAAAGCCTTGGAGCTGCACTATCGGCTGGAGAGG GCATCTAAATGGGTTGATGATGGCATTTATCTGCTGGCATCTCAGCCAGTGGATAAGTGCCAGTCTCATGAGGGGGCGGAGCTGGCTTTGCTGGAGCTGGAGCGTTACCTGGACAACGCCGGTGCAAATCAGCTGACTGACCTTGGCACCATCTGGGAGGAGTACGAGGAGGTGCTGAACCAGCAGTTCAAG GACCAAGTGGAGAAAGTCTCCCAGAAGCAGACATCCATGCAGGAGATGTTTGACAAGAGGAGGatcagcctgaagaagctggCAGCCAAACAAACCAGGCCGGTGCAGCCGGTGGCGCCGAGACCCGAAGCTTTCATCAAATCTCCGCTCAGCTCACCTG CTCACAAAACACAGCAAAGCTGTTTTGACTCCAACGGCTGTGAAAAG GAAAATGGTGAGCTGCAGATGGAAGACGGAAACAGCAGACACACGTCTCTGTCAGAGAAGGAGGAGAACCTGGCTGTGCTTCGTCG GCACGTCATGAACGAGCTGCTGGAAACAGAGAGAGCCTACGTAGAGGAGCTCCTCTGTGTGTTACAG GGATACGCCTCTGAGATGGACAACGCCTCACTGTCTCACCTCATCCCTCCAAATCTGCAGAACAAAAAGGAGGTTCTGTTTGGCAACATGCCAGAAATTTACCACTTTCATAAGAG AACCTTTCTGAGAGAGTTGGAGCAGTACACAGACTGCCCCGAGCTGGTGGGGAGGTGCTTTCTGGAGCGG ATGACCGACCTGCAGATCTATGAGAAGTATTGTCACAACAAACCTCGCTCTGAAAGCCTCTGGAGGCAGTGCTCAGACTGCGCCTTCTTCCAG GAGTGCCAGAAAAAGCTGGAACACAAGCTAGGTTTAGATTCGTATCTGTTAAAGCCGGTTCAGAGGATTACCAAATATCAGCTGCTGCTGAAG GAAATGCTGAAGTATAGTAGGAGTTGTGACGGGGCCGAAGACCTGCAGCAGGCGCTCACCTCCATCTTAGGAATCCTAAAGGCTGTGAATGACTCGATGCACCTGATCGCTATCACAGGATATGAG GGAAATATGAGTGAACTGGGTAAACTTCTGATGCAAGGCTCCTTCAGCGTCTGGACGGAGCACAAAAAGGGTCACGCCAAAGTAAAAGATCTGGCTCGCTTCAAGCCCATGCAGAGACACCTGTTCCTCCACGAGAAGGCTCTGCTCTTCTGCAAGCGGAGGGAGGAGAACGGGGAGGGCTACGAGAAAGCTCCCTCCTACAGCTTCAAACAGTCTCTGAGT ATGGATGCAGTGGGAATCACTGAGAATGCAAAGGGAGACAACAAGAAGTTTGAAATCTGGTGCAACTCCAGAGAAGAGGTTTATATTGTTCAG GCACCAACAGCTGAAGTGAAAACCACTTGGGTCAACGAGATCCGTAAGGTTCTGACAACCCAGCTGGAGGCATGCAGAG AAGCcagccagcagagggcgccagaCCCAATGTTCCAGTTCCCACCTGTTCCCAGTGGAACAGTCAGCCTCAG TCCGTTCAAGATGGGACAAAAGAGCTTTAGGAAGGGAGAAGAGAAGAAGGCTGAGTCCTGCAGCTCTGAGATGAATTCCTCATCTTCACCAAAGCTAATAGAAAAAG ACGAGGCTGTGGCCAGCCCCACCTCAGACAGAGCTGCTGTGGCTAAAAAGCGCTTAACTTTACAGGGCTTCAGTAACCTGAAGGCCCAAAAAG AACCTTCGTCCTCTGATGACAAATGTTACTCTTTACCCATCATAATCTTCCCATCATCAG GATCTCCAACCAGCCCAGATCACAAGTCAAAACGTCGGAGTGATCCTACTCCTTTTGGCTTCAAAG GATGGAACAAGACTTCTGTGTCTCTGAGCGCCTCAGAGGAACACGACGACTACTCCAGCGCTGAGGATCCGCTGAACTCCGAcccagaagaagaaaacatcaagaAGCTA TGTGCAGGAAAATATACGGTGATGGCTGATCTGGAGGTTGAAGGTCTTCAGGAGCTGTCAGTGAAGAGTGGAGACACGGTGCAGCTGGTCAAAGAGGGGGATGATGGACGGTG GTTTGTGCGTAACCTGAACACGTCTCAGGAGGGCTGGATGGCTGCTGCTAATCTCCTCGCCCTCATGGGCAAATCCAAGTCCTGCCAGTCCCTCACCAGTTCAG AAGGCAGCGGCTCGGGGAACCTCAGCACGTCCTCCAGCTGCAGCGAGACCTACACAAACTTCTCAGAAGTCAAACCCTGA